A region of Streptomyces sp. NBC_01264 DNA encodes the following proteins:
- a CDS encoding DNA cytosine methyltransferase, protein MPEPASVEVEKPAAPTAPTAPVPEKTADQWNGLQRAAEKAVAEEQGHQPRRVPFESTDVREAFTSEDGGLSFNLFRLPDDCTSDVLLEERAKKVAAFEKAVAKRDKGAPEWKPFGKGQVKLKPRKAPKQDKTPADILKAWAGEVTHEVACNRCDGGFDCVCREDMAAVRADMGGPVVDADAVASGRERLSGQSENTVRHECADQISMGDDVADVEEQQPERELIHTTSVVALADGHRISCVCGWVQTSPGMSEDHAYMRANHHLRHARFDIERMEELAAWALQFPEELTAGERVEPYEGEHHQEENDGFDWSFTTESGHGYRLWSPSYKRTAGEWCVGRGAAAESSFWWAEISEDNSLTAALAWCRADSASRTWAAGVVARYGHMNVERVAWSAGLVETELEADVWRFERYGRVGVAIKTRWGWEHRPNGWFGEAGTSGAVDGMFRKRAVHKLTVAGLRDIPLDRWVITGTDGVREKYGVHGKTAMECGPGAWDEAGLCIGACWNKNAPARFVADIVAADGSVMGTVGVCALHLARPLAEAQGHIGNPWETAYELCGKTNGAMGTRLDWEERYCDLVAEMVTAALDAGEHNPRPDVVAALYAEAEAVRAKQEGKAAKSAQKSSSTSMGESTVGRGSMAPKRKATAAKVGDIVFSAKNTFPCVAKIIGHTYVLRKLAGTFSAQHEHSDGARLVFEGEDPKNICRTGGDSFPNLPAVKRAILADAVARGEAVEEHQVEEPVEAAPSTLPRPLRLALKREAAEEQAGECEEDAYDPFAEPEPSPLRAVESDAVKRFPELAQFMEPRPDGAPLLVLNLFSGPGGMVMGLCEVLRQKLGRDVEVINIDNDPDCVKTLRAAGFFAIQADVTTLDPSDPVFRQVRGLIVTPPCTDYTDSGKRAGRLADNIDILSDAWDSARRAAGAIPFGDGHDVAPDFGVELSYKEPNGMSWGDVRADMDDYTGSTGHLMLELAIWGLGLQAAGAPLEWVAVEQSSKLPEQIRGEAAADFQLMGWAMAEWMVRDAADFGSPTQRVRALMVARRDSVTEVTMEAPGLRTGAATATGLPEGTPVYTRGVGKRSGGGNIVTISDERPYTAFTSRIRSVDVGEKGGRFTLAQIMRLITVPESWPVVGSRTSVCQQVGDVVAPVVAAALLAMALGIEWLPHLERFLHETYPEAYADTAEIGKEICEGPAGESGQDSALADTAEIPVKAQPTPGLYAPVLHAEERQGEDADACRKGGHRYVWLCVEAEGVARTLRSYLTCACTGEKLGNFGRSGPSMSQGTQRKPLGIRDASIASALGVASRNDYTTAGPWEVVSDTLKRVAVRWDREPAAPAAADPARQKKATVSERLRAELDAQPKATPGHMAALLERHVGADWKPLEATADPEFEDEEEWPQASVRGLAPLTRQQRALAWRNAAGESRPSEVTVTRLDACGIAVSLDRGAGFVSLVEPPAIEAATARAELTVGTSLPIATPYQAPARTFATPYRSAQPDTGRAYWESGSRVSLDQRSGHILTSRTGKGCLVLWDDDSRGSGSWAAPEELWLEGTEPRDWFAPVIAPAPAVEEEDDVIDYAAISAANRAAAVVADVEEHQEQQVDQDAPSLTWAEVSAELDELWVLLDAEREALGAAAPSVRTFEEVMAEIRLERAEVAGPEVGPVPIRTGVPVRLRRDLMSLAASTALVTMLGASVAEVVAPRV, encoded by the coding sequence GTGCCCGAGCCTGCATCGGTCGAGGTGGAGAAGCCTGCCGCTCCGACCGCTCCGACCGCGCCGGTGCCGGAAAAGACTGCCGATCAGTGGAACGGCTTGCAGCGCGCGGCGGAAAAGGCGGTGGCGGAGGAGCAGGGTCACCAGCCGCGCCGAGTGCCGTTCGAGTCGACCGACGTACGCGAAGCGTTCACGTCCGAGGACGGCGGTCTGTCGTTCAATCTCTTCCGCCTGCCCGATGACTGCACGTCGGACGTCCTCTTGGAGGAGCGCGCCAAAAAGGTAGCGGCTTTCGAAAAGGCCGTAGCCAAGCGCGACAAGGGTGCGCCGGAGTGGAAGCCCTTTGGAAAGGGTCAGGTCAAGCTCAAGCCGCGCAAGGCTCCGAAGCAGGACAAGACTCCCGCGGACATTCTCAAGGCGTGGGCCGGAGAGGTCACGCACGAAGTCGCCTGCAACAGGTGCGACGGCGGATTCGACTGTGTGTGCCGCGAGGACATGGCCGCAGTGCGCGCCGATATGGGCGGGCCGGTTGTCGACGCGGACGCTGTTGCGTCCGGCCGTGAGCGTCTCTCGGGTCAGTCCGAAAACACTGTGCGCCATGAGTGCGCCGATCAGATCAGCATGGGGGATGACGTGGCGGACGTCGAGGAGCAGCAGCCGGAGCGCGAGCTGATCCACACGACGTCGGTCGTCGCGCTGGCGGATGGGCATCGGATCTCCTGCGTTTGCGGGTGGGTCCAGACGTCGCCCGGCATGTCCGAGGACCACGCCTACATGCGCGCCAACCACCACTTGCGGCATGCCCGGTTCGACATCGAGCGCATGGAGGAATTGGCCGCGTGGGCGCTCCAGTTCCCGGAGGAGCTGACGGCCGGTGAGCGCGTCGAGCCGTACGAGGGGGAGCACCACCAGGAGGAGAACGACGGGTTCGACTGGTCGTTCACGACCGAGTCCGGGCACGGCTACCGGCTTTGGTCGCCGTCCTACAAGCGGACCGCGGGGGAGTGGTGCGTGGGCCGCGGAGCCGCGGCAGAAAGCTCGTTCTGGTGGGCTGAGATCAGCGAGGACAACAGCCTGACGGCGGCGCTCGCGTGGTGCCGTGCCGACTCGGCGTCGCGGACGTGGGCGGCCGGTGTGGTGGCCCGGTACGGCCACATGAACGTGGAGCGCGTGGCGTGGTCGGCGGGGCTGGTGGAGACCGAGCTGGAGGCGGACGTCTGGCGGTTCGAGCGGTACGGGCGCGTTGGTGTCGCGATCAAGACCCGATGGGGCTGGGAGCACCGGCCGAACGGCTGGTTCGGCGAGGCCGGTACGAGCGGCGCGGTGGACGGCATGTTCCGTAAGCGAGCCGTGCACAAGCTGACCGTTGCCGGGCTGAGGGATATCCCGCTCGACCGCTGGGTCATCACCGGCACCGACGGCGTGCGGGAGAAGTACGGGGTGCACGGGAAGACGGCGATGGAGTGCGGCCCGGGGGCGTGGGATGAGGCTGGGCTCTGTATCGGGGCGTGCTGGAACAAGAACGCGCCCGCGCGGTTCGTGGCGGACATCGTGGCCGCGGACGGCTCGGTCATGGGCACGGTTGGCGTGTGTGCGCTGCACCTCGCCCGGCCGCTGGCGGAGGCACAGGGACACATCGGAAACCCGTGGGAGACGGCGTACGAGCTGTGCGGGAAGACGAACGGGGCCATGGGGACGCGGCTGGACTGGGAAGAGCGGTACTGCGACCTCGTGGCCGAGATGGTGACGGCCGCCCTGGACGCGGGGGAGCACAACCCCCGCCCCGACGTCGTGGCGGCCCTGTACGCCGAGGCCGAAGCGGTCCGGGCGAAGCAGGAGGGGAAGGCCGCGAAGTCGGCGCAGAAGAGCAGCAGCACGAGCATGGGGGAGAGCACGGTGGGACGCGGCAGCATGGCGCCGAAGCGCAAGGCGACGGCGGCCAAGGTCGGCGACATCGTGTTTAGCGCCAAGAACACGTTCCCGTGCGTCGCCAAGATCATCGGGCACACCTACGTGCTGCGGAAGTTGGCAGGGACGTTCTCGGCGCAGCACGAGCACTCGGACGGGGCCCGGCTGGTCTTCGAAGGCGAGGACCCCAAGAACATCTGCCGGACCGGCGGGGACTCGTTCCCGAACCTGCCCGCGGTCAAGCGCGCCATCCTGGCCGACGCTGTGGCCCGCGGCGAGGCCGTCGAGGAGCACCAGGTGGAGGAGCCGGTGGAGGCCGCGCCGTCGACCCTGCCCCGTCCGCTGCGGCTGGCCCTGAAACGTGAGGCTGCCGAGGAGCAGGCGGGGGAGTGCGAGGAGGACGCCTACGACCCCTTCGCCGAGCCGGAGCCGTCGCCGCTGCGGGCGGTCGAGAGCGATGCCGTGAAGCGGTTCCCCGAGCTGGCCCAGTTCATGGAGCCGCGCCCGGATGGTGCGCCGCTGCTCGTGTTGAACCTGTTCTCGGGTCCGGGCGGCATGGTCATGGGGCTGTGTGAGGTGCTGCGGCAGAAGTTGGGTCGTGACGTCGAGGTCATCAACATCGACAACGACCCCGACTGTGTGAAGACGCTGCGGGCGGCCGGGTTCTTCGCGATACAGGCGGACGTGACCACGCTGGACCCGTCCGACCCGGTGTTCAGGCAGGTGCGCGGGCTGATCGTGACCCCGCCGTGCACGGACTACACAGACAGCGGCAAGCGGGCCGGGAGACTGGCCGACAACATCGACATCCTGAGCGATGCATGGGACTCCGCACGTCGCGCAGCGGGGGCGATCCCCTTCGGTGACGGGCACGACGTCGCCCCGGACTTCGGGGTGGAGCTGTCCTACAAGGAGCCGAACGGCATGTCGTGGGGCGACGTCCGGGCGGACATGGACGACTACACCGGCAGCACGGGCCACCTCATGCTCGAACTCGCGATATGGGGTCTCGGGTTGCAGGCCGCGGGGGCGCCACTGGAGTGGGTGGCCGTCGAGCAGAGCAGCAAACTGCCGGAGCAGATCAGGGGAGAGGCTGCCGCGGATTTCCAGCTCATGGGCTGGGCTATGGCTGAGTGGATGGTGCGGGACGCGGCCGACTTCGGCTCGCCGACCCAGCGGGTGCGGGCGCTCATGGTGGCGCGGCGGGACAGCGTGACCGAGGTGACCATGGAGGCGCCGGGGCTGCGGACGGGCGCCGCGACGGCTACCGGCCTGCCGGAGGGGACGCCGGTCTACACCCGGGGAGTGGGCAAGCGGTCCGGCGGCGGGAACATCGTCACCATCAGCGACGAGCGCCCGTACACGGCCTTCACGTCCCGCATCCGCAGCGTGGACGTGGGGGAGAAGGGCGGGCGGTTCACCCTCGCTCAGATCATGCGGCTCATCACGGTGCCGGAGTCGTGGCCCGTCGTGGGCAGTAGGACGAGCGTCTGCCAGCAAGTGGGGGATGTCGTGGCGCCGGTCGTCGCCGCGGCGCTGCTGGCGATGGCGCTTGGCATCGAGTGGCTGCCGCACCTGGAGAGGTTCCTGCACGAGACGTACCCCGAGGCCTACGCCGACACGGCAGAAATCGGGAAGGAAATCTGCGAGGGTCCGGCCGGCGAGTCGGGCCAGGACTCTGCGCTTGCCGACACGGCCGAAATCCCGGTCAAGGCGCAGCCGACGCCGGGCCTGTACGCCCCCGTACTCCACGCCGAGGAGCGCCAGGGCGAGGACGCCGACGCCTGCCGCAAGGGCGGTCACCGGTACGTGTGGCTGTGCGTCGAGGCCGAGGGCGTCGCGCGGACCCTGCGCAGCTACCTGACGTGCGCCTGCACGGGCGAAAAGCTGGGCAACTTCGGCCGCTCTGGGCCGTCCATGAGCCAGGGCACACAGCGCAAGCCCCTCGGTATCCGGGACGCCTCCATTGCCTCCGCCCTGGGGGTGGCCTCGCGCAACGACTACACCACCGCCGGGCCCTGGGAGGTCGTCTCAGACACCCTTAAGCGGGTGGCGGTGCGTTGGGACCGCGAGCCCGCAGCACCGGCAGCCGCCGACCCCGCGCGCCAGAAGAAGGCCACCGTGTCCGAGCGTCTGCGCGCCGAGCTGGACGCCCAGCCGAAGGCGACGCCGGGCCACATGGCGGCCCTGCTCGAAAGGCACGTCGGGGCTGACTGGAAGCCCTTGGAAGCCACCGCCGACCCCGAGTTCGAGGATGAGGAGGAGTGGCCGCAGGCGTCCGTACGGGGCCTCGCACCCCTCACCCGGCAGCAGCGGGCGTTGGCATGGCGCAACGCGGCAGGGGAGTCCCGGCCGTCTGAGGTGACCGTGACTCGGCTGGACGCGTGCGGCATCGCCGTCAGCCTCGACCGCGGGGCGGGGTTCGTCTCCCTCGTGGAGCCGCCCGCCATCGAGGCCGCCACGGCCCGCGCCGAGCTGACGGTGGGGACGTCGCTGCCGATCGCGACCCCCTACCAGGCTCCGGCCCGCACCTTCGCTACGCCGTACCGCAGCGCCCAGCCGGACACCGGCCGGGCGTACTGGGAGTCGGGCAGCCGCGTGTCCCTGGACCAGCGGTCGGGGCACATCCTCACCAGCCGTACCGGAAAGGGCTGCCTGGTGCTATGGGATGACGACTCGCGCGGGTCGGGGAGCTGGGCCGCGCCCGAGGAGCTGTGGCTGGAGGGCACCGAGCCGCGCGACTGGTTCGCCCCCGTCATCGCCCCCGCCCCGGCCGTCGAGGAGGAAGACGACGTCATCGACTACGCCGCGATCTCTGCCGCGAACCGCGCGGCGGCCGTCGTCGCCGACGTCGAGGAGCACCAGGAGCAGCAGGTGGACCAGGACGCCCCGAGCCTGACGTGGGCTGAGGTGTCCGCCGAACTGGACGAACTGTGGGTCCTGCTGGACGCGGAGCGGGAGGCGTTGGGCGCCGCGGCCCCGTCTGTGCGGACCTTCGAAGAGGTCATGGCGGAGATCAGGCTGGAGCGCGCGGAGGTTGCCGGGCCGGAGGTGGGGCCGGTCCCCATCAGGACGGGGGTCCCCGTGAGGCTGCGGCGAGATTTGATGAGCCTGGCGGCATCCACAGCCCTGGTGACGATGCTCGGCGCGAGCGTGGCGGAGGTGGTGGCGCCCAGGGTGTGA